A genomic window from Streptococcus sanguinis includes:
- a CDS encoding methyltransferase domain-containing protein translates to MKPKLARFAQASALACPLCQQSLAMEENSLKCPNRHSYDIAKFGYVNLAPQAKQAKDYDKTSFQNRQVILEAGFYQHILDKLQDLLQTLPEEQIILDVACGEGYYARKIQEEFPNKEIYAFDLSKDSIQLAAKSDQSLAVKWFVGDLAHLPVQDQSMDVLLDIFSPANYHEFQRVLKKEGLIIKVIPTENHLKEIRQKAAQYLDKKDYSNQHIIQHFQKHFTILSRKTVESTRALHSEEKTALLQMTPLLFHVEKNLINWEQLTHATISAEILVGKLKQAKI, encoded by the coding sequence ATGAAACCAAAACTCGCCCGCTTTGCCCAAGCTTCAGCCCTGGCCTGTCCACTCTGCCAGCAAAGCTTAGCTATGGAAGAAAACAGCCTCAAGTGCCCCAATCGCCATTCCTACGACATCGCCAAATTCGGTTATGTCAATCTAGCTCCCCAGGCCAAACAAGCTAAAGACTATGACAAAACAAGTTTTCAAAATAGGCAAGTCATCTTGGAAGCCGGCTTTTACCAGCATATCCTAGACAAGTTGCAGGATCTGCTGCAGACCCTGCCTGAAGAACAGATCATTCTAGACGTCGCTTGCGGAGAGGGCTACTATGCTCGAAAAATTCAGGAAGAATTTCCCAACAAAGAAATTTACGCTTTTGATTTATCCAAAGATTCTATCCAGTTAGCTGCTAAAAGCGATCAGAGCCTTGCTGTAAAATGGTTCGTAGGTGATTTGGCACACTTGCCCGTTCAGGATCAAAGCATGGATGTCTTGCTGGACATCTTCTCACCAGCTAACTATCATGAATTTCAGCGAGTATTGAAAAAAGAGGGGCTTATCATTAAAGTCATCCCAACAGAGAATCATCTGAAAGAAATTAGACAAAAAGCTGCTCAGTATCTGGACAAGAAAGATTATTCTAACCAACATATCATCCAGCACTTCCAGAAACACTTTACGATCCTATCTAGAAAGACTGTAGAATCAACTCGTGCTCTGCATTCTGAAGAGAAAACTGCCTTGCTGCAGATGACTCCATTACTCTTTCATGTTGAAAAAAATCTAATCAATTGGGAGCAGCTTACACATGCCACCATTTCAGCTGAGATTCTTGTCGGAAAACTAAAACAAGCAAAAATCTGA
- the ugpC gene encoding sn-glycerol-3-phosphate ABC transporter ATP-binding protein UgpC translates to MVELNLKNIYKKYPNSDHYSVEDFNLDIKDKEFIVFVGPSGCGKSTTLRMIAGLEDITEGTASIDGTVVNDVAPKDRDIAMVFQNYALYPHMTVYDNMAFGLKLRKYSKEDIDKRVKEAAEILGLKEFLQRKPADLSGGQRQRVAMGRAIVRDAKVFLMDEPLSNLDAKLRVSMRAEIAKIHRRIGATTIYVTHDQTEAMTLADRIVIMSATKNPAGTGTIGRVEQIGTPQEVYNNPVNKFVAGFIGSPAMNFIPVKLEGNEILAEGLRLTVPEGALKVLREKGYEGKELIFGIRPEDVNAEAAFLETFPNSVVHAKISVSELLGAESHLYCQVGSSEFVARVDSRDYLETGAGIDLGFDLNKAHFFDPETEKTVY, encoded by the coding sequence ATGGTCGAATTAAATCTGAAAAATATCTATAAAAAATATCCCAACAGCGACCACTACTCAGTGGAAGACTTCAATCTAGATATCAAGGACAAGGAATTTATCGTCTTTGTTGGTCCGTCTGGTTGCGGAAAATCAACTACGCTGCGTATGATTGCGGGTCTTGAAGACATCACAGAAGGAACTGCCTCTATTGACGGTACAGTGGTTAATGATGTGGCGCCAAAAGACCGTGACATCGCCATGGTCTTCCAGAACTATGCCCTTTATCCGCATATGACTGTCTACGACAACATGGCCTTTGGTCTTAAGCTGCGCAAGTACAGCAAGGAAGATATTGACAAACGGGTCAAGGAAGCAGCAGAAATCCTAGGCTTGAAGGAATTCTTGCAGCGCAAGCCAGCTGATTTGTCTGGTGGTCAGCGTCAGCGGGTAGCTATGGGACGCGCAATCGTTCGGGATGCAAAGGTTTTCCTTATGGATGAGCCTCTGTCTAACTTGGATGCTAAGCTGCGTGTTTCTATGCGGGCAGAGATTGCTAAAATTCACCGCCGTATCGGTGCAACAACTATTTATGTTACCCACGACCAGACTGAAGCTATGACCTTGGCGGATCGTATCGTTATCATGTCAGCGACCAAGAATCCTGCTGGAACTGGAACGATTGGACGGGTGGAGCAGATTGGTACTCCTCAGGAAGTCTATAACAACCCAGTTAATAAGTTCGTTGCCGGCTTCATCGGCAGCCCAGCTATGAACTTCATCCCAGTTAAGCTTGAAGGGAATGAGATTTTAGCAGAAGGTCTGCGCTTGACAGTTCCAGAAGGAGCTCTCAAGGTTCTGCGGGAGAAAGGTTACGAGGGAAAGGAGCTGATCTTCGGTATTCGTCCAGAGGATGTTAATGCAGAAGCTGCTTTCTTGGAGACTTTCCCGAATTCAGTTGTGCATGCTAAGATTTCTGTTTCTGAATTGCTGGGAGCAGAGTCTCATCTCTACTGTCAAGTGGGTTCTAGTGAGTTTGTAGCGCGTGTGGATTCACGGGATTACCTAGAAACTGGTGCAGGTATTGACTTAGGCTTCGACCTCAATAAAGCGCACTTCTTTGATCCAGAGACAGAGAAGACAGTCTATTAA
- a CDS encoding DUF1542 domain-containing protein yields MKRTEKVLRYSIRKSVLGVGSVLICALFLGHSLVAADEEQPVANAVESPVAASPVNQDLTTVREAANTEVGTFLAEKVTDLGNNPNLSDEELAAAKDEVNQTAAKAQNEIAAAEDKERIDQAKEDGLADIKSINPVGKDLLLDEIQNGKAEFDKLVDSSDLLPEEQKKSFQESVRRKAAEAEDAIQKLDVNAATAEQAEVIQEQAVTEEDKFFKFIASSTVDFTLVAKLADLEANPNLSEAEKKAVRGEIEQVVEAAKKAIEGADSQEVYDQAKETAIARLAKIHPIGKEQFLKEIQEEKTATIEAVEKSQSLSAEEKTAAKKKIEDAAAIAQKAIAAYNAWVESPDDAEKIQEQVAAEKQGLLKVTTGLKLDLALSDKLADLRSNPNLSEAEQATAKAEAEATLADAKTALGKADTEEELERIEAAGIASLDTIHPVGKDLVLDELEEEADKQLEAIERHQTLSELDKKQAKEKIRAVLKAVTDTIAQLDDSVDSAEKAEKLQEQIAAEQTKALATLEAIVNSAAKAERTSSIPSDSPKKATPEFSGGVSDSEPATATASEYDLSSHVVGTHPDTAPQSSVQPEFSGGVSDSEPTTAIASEYDLSNHEVGTHPDTAPQASTQPEFSGNVNDSEAATATRPEFTGGVNATDAAVAEALPAYQVTTSILSTVDASKSVQEQPSSAMITQLVQPKNKESKSGVSVLPHTGQASNALLTVTGVISILSAAGLTLRSRKKEE; encoded by the coding sequence ATGAAAAGAACAGAAAAAGTTTTGCGATATTCTATTCGGAAGTCCGTTTTAGGTGTTGGGTCAGTCCTTATTTGTGCTCTGTTTTTGGGTCACAGTTTGGTGGCGGCGGATGAGGAGCAACCAGTGGCAAATGCAGTAGAGAGCCCAGTTGCTGCATCGCCAGTAAATCAGGATTTGACAACGGTTAGGGAGGCTGCTAACACGGAAGTAGGCACATTTCTGGCTGAGAAAGTGACAGATCTTGGGAATAATCCAAATTTGTCAGATGAGGAGCTTGCAGCAGCTAAGGACGAAGTCAATCAAACAGCTGCAAAGGCTCAGAATGAAATTGCCGCAGCTGAGGATAAAGAAAGGATTGATCAAGCTAAAGAAGATGGATTGGCAGACATCAAATCTATCAATCCAGTCGGCAAAGATTTACTTCTAGATGAAATCCAAAATGGGAAAGCAGAGTTTGACAAACTTGTAGATAGTAGCGATTTGCTGCCTGAGGAGCAAAAGAAAAGCTTTCAAGAGTCTGTAAGGAGGAAGGCTGCAGAAGCAGAAGATGCAATTCAGAAATTAGATGTTAATGCAGCAACAGCAGAGCAGGCGGAAGTGATTCAAGAGCAAGCAGTAACCGAGGAAGATAAGTTTTTCAAATTTATAGCAAGTTCAACCGTAGATTTCACTCTAGTAGCTAAGTTAGCTGACTTGGAAGCAAATCCTAATCTTTCAGAAGCAGAAAAGAAAGCAGTTAGAGGCGAGATAGAGCAGGTGGTGGAAGCGGCCAAGAAGGCTATTGAAGGAGCAGATTCTCAGGAAGTTTATGACCAGGCAAAAGAAACGGCTATAGCCCGCTTAGCCAAGATTCACCCTATTGGCAAGGAGCAGTTTTTAAAAGAAATTCAGGAAGAAAAAACAGCTACTATCGAGGCTGTTGAGAAGAGTCAAAGTCTTTCTGCTGAGGAAAAAACAGCTGCTAAAAAGAAAATTGAAGATGCAGCAGCCATAGCTCAAAAAGCAATTGCAGCTTATAATGCTTGGGTTGAAAGTCCTGATGATGCTGAAAAAATTCAAGAACAAGTAGCGGCAGAGAAGCAAGGTTTGCTGAAAGTTACAACTGGACTGAAACTAGATCTTGCTCTGTCTGATAAGCTAGCAGACTTACGGAGTAACCCGAATCTGTCAGAAGCAGAACAGGCTACGGCTAAAGCTGAAGCGGAAGCAACTCTAGCCGATGCGAAAACGGCGCTTGGAAAGGCTGATACCGAAGAGGAACTGGAGAGAATTGAGGCAGCTGGAATCGCTAGTTTGGACACGATTCATCCAGTTGGCAAAGATTTGGTTTTAGATGAGCTTGAAGAAGAAGCTGACAAACAGCTTGAAGCAATTGAACGTCATCAAACACTTTCAGAACTCGATAAAAAGCAAGCTAAAGAAAAGATTCGAGCAGTATTAAAGGCGGTGACAGATACGATTGCTCAGCTAGATGATAGTGTAGACAGTGCAGAAAAAGCAGAAAAGCTGCAGGAACAGATTGCTGCTGAGCAGACAAAAGCTCTTGCAACTCTCGAAGCAATTGTCAATAGTGCTGCTAAAGCTGAGAGGACTTCTTCTATTCCAAGTGATTCACCAAAGAAAGCTACACCAGAATTTAGTGGAGGGGTCAGCGATTCTGAACCAGCAACGGCAACGGCGTCGGAATATGATTTGTCTAGTCATGTGGTTGGAACTCATCCTGACACAGCTCCTCAGTCTTCTGTACAACCGGAATTTAGCGGAGGGGTCAGCGACTCTGAGCCGACAACAGCGATAGCGTCAGAGTATGATTTGTCTAACCATGAAGTTGGAACTCATCCCGATACTGCTCCACAGGCGTCTACACAACCAGAATTCAGTGGAAATGTTAATGATTCAGAAGCAGCAACAGCAACTCGGCCTGAATTTACTGGCGGTGTCAATGCCACTGACGCGGCTGTGGCTGAAGCTTTACCAGCTTACCAAGTGACGACCAGTATTTTATCAACAGTTGATGCTTCCAAATCAGTACAAGAGCAGCCTTCATCAGCTATGATTACCCAGCTAGTTCAGCCTAAAAACAAGGAAAGTAAGAGTGGTGTGTCAGTCTTGCCGCATACGGGGCAAGCTTCTAATGCTCTTCTTACAGTTACAGGAGTTATCAGCATTTTAAGCGCAGCTGGATTGACACTCCGTAGTAGAAAAAAAGAAGAATAA
- a CDS encoding TetR/AcrR family transcriptional regulator → MALNTRDRILDAFFELADKQPDRLRFTFTEIAKEAGLSRQAIYKRHFNNTTEIIEYIRQDMVKQAFAPNWNSNNSEAGLDPFAFLAQTILPAIYEQRQRIKILYTSSVDPLWSDFITASYKDWIEQNLNLDHQKLGIPEDLANQLLAGWISSLIENWITQDDPVPCKQFSKTFLNLVSSPLTSFAAYDSPAGPSNKIVIA, encoded by the coding sequence ATGGCTCTTAATACACGAGATAGGATTTTGGATGCATTTTTTGAATTAGCAGATAAACAGCCAGACAGGCTGCGTTTTACCTTTACAGAAATCGCTAAAGAAGCCGGTTTGTCAAGACAGGCCATTTACAAACGACACTTTAATAACACTACTGAAATTATCGAATACATTCGCCAAGATATGGTGAAGCAAGCTTTTGCTCCCAACTGGAATAGCAACAATTCTGAAGCGGGCTTAGATCCTTTCGCCTTTTTGGCTCAAACGATTCTTCCCGCTATTTATGAGCAACGCCAACGTATTAAAATATTATATACTAGTTCTGTCGATCCCCTGTGGAGCGATTTTATTACTGCCAGTTACAAGGACTGGATCGAGCAGAATCTAAATCTTGACCACCAAAAATTAGGTATTCCTGAAGACCTGGCCAATCAACTGCTGGCCGGCTGGATTAGTTCTCTTATCGAGAATTGGATCACTCAGGATGACCCCGTTCCTTGCAAGCAGTTTTCTAAGACATTTCTCAACCTTGTATCTTCACCCCTAACCAGCTTTGCTGCCTATGATAGTCCAGCTGGTCCTTCAAACAAAATTGTTATCGCATAA
- a CDS encoding TetR/AcrR family transcriptional regulator, whose protein sequence is MPQDTRDKVVNALIELAEQNPEKSYFTFSEIAKQAGLSRQAIYKKHFSNVEDIIQYIRQTIMTPFLPLYESYEEGNGENPFCFFAKHMIPTLYEHRKWMRVLYTTAIDPFWSDYLSTFFTQWVVQNLEIDSKKLGISKEMATEIVVRWINSLIEIWIIKEDPMPAEDFAKLFLNVISTPMEQFVISQKES, encoded by the coding sequence ATGCCCCAAGATACTCGAGACAAAGTCGTCAACGCCTTAATTGAGCTGGCAGAGCAAAATCCTGAAAAGTCTTATTTTACTTTTTCAGAGATTGCTAAACAAGCCGGTCTATCGCGCCAGGCTATCTATAAAAAGCATTTTAGTAATGTTGAAGACATTATCCAATACATCCGCCAGACAATTATGACTCCGTTTTTGCCCCTGTATGAAAGCTACGAAGAAGGAAATGGAGAAAATCCATTCTGCTTCTTTGCCAAGCATATGATTCCTACCCTCTATGAACATAGGAAATGGATGAGGGTGCTCTACACTACAGCTATCGATCCTTTCTGGAGTGACTATCTATCTACCTTCTTCACTCAGTGGGTCGTACAAAATTTAGAAATTGACTCTAAAAAATTGGGGATCTCAAAAGAGATGGCTACTGAAATTGTCGTTAGATGGATTAATTCCCTCATTGAGATTTGGATCATCAAAGAAGACCCTATGCCTGCAGAGGATTTCGCCAAGCTCTTCCTGAATGTAATTTCAACGCCTATGGAACAGTTTGTAATTTCTCAGAAAGAGTCCTAA
- a CDS encoding heavy-metal-associated domain-containing protein: MKQTVQLENLSCQNCVKHVTQHFLSMEGVSDVAVDLEKQTAQVTTAKPYGTADYEAALAKTIYRVLDVAEAE, translated from the coding sequence ATGAAACAAACAGTCCAATTAGAAAACTTATCTTGTCAAAATTGTGTCAAACACGTCACCCAGCACTTCCTGTCTATGGAGGGAGTGTCAGATGTGGCGGTAGACCTAGAAAAGCAGACAGCACAAGTCACGACTGCTAAGCCTTATGGTACAGCTGATTATGAAGCAGCTCTGGCAAAGACAATCTACAGGGTTCTGGATGTGGCAGAAGCTGAATGA
- a CDS encoding copper-translocating P-type ATPase translates to MTCASCAMTVEMAVKDLETVENVSVNLATERLSLLPKEGFDSQQVLDAVAEAGYQAEEKGKDRPSHINEEAAMKAQELRRKKQELLILLVTALPLLYISMGSMVGLPLPSFLDHMAHPLVFVLSQLLLTLPAVWIGRGFYQRGFRNLIKRHPNMDSLIAVGTSAAFFYSLYSVGQVFLGYHAFVHQLYFESVAVIIALVLLGKYLESSAKGRTSQAIQSLLELVPSQATVIRYGEAVTIDTEDIRVGDIIRIKPGERMPVDGLVTEGQTFVDESMMTGESIPIEKKVGDTITSATINQNGSIDYQATRVGSDTTLAQIVRLVEEAQGSKAPIAALADKISLYFVPIVLSLATLSAMGWYFLAGERLSFSLSIFIAVLVIACPCALGLATPTAIMVGTGKGAENGILIKSGQALEAAYQLDTIVLDKTGTITVGKPSLTDLLSLGDLNRSDLLQLIASAEQHSEHPLAQAILAAAEGEELDLLPVSHFEAIVGRGLAAQVEGKQLLVGNESLMKENNIDSSAFQEQMLELSQEGKTAMFVAVDGQLAGILGVADEMKSSSLSAVQELQSMGLEVIMLTGDREETATAIAQKAGIQKVIAGVLPDGKATAIKKLQEAGKKLAMVGDGINDAPALVQADVGIAIGSGADVAIESADVVLMHSDLQDVVKAIKLSQATIRNIKENLFWAFAYNTLGIPIAMGLLHLFGGPLLNPMLAGLAMSLSSVSVVVNALRLGRFKMN, encoded by the coding sequence AGCCGAGGCTGGTTATCAGGCAGAAGAAAAAGGAAAAGACCGACCGTCCCATATAAATGAAGAGGCTGCGATGAAAGCGCAGGAATTGCGAAGGAAAAAGCAAGAATTACTAATTCTTTTGGTTACAGCTCTGCCCTTACTTTATATCTCTATGGGCAGTATGGTCGGTCTTCCTCTGCCCAGCTTCTTGGACCATATGGCGCATCCCTTGGTCTTCGTTCTGTCACAACTTCTTTTGACTCTGCCTGCTGTGTGGATTGGGCGCGGCTTCTATCAGAGAGGATTTCGCAATCTTATCAAGAGGCATCCTAATATGGATAGTTTGATTGCGGTGGGAACCAGCGCAGCATTTTTTTACAGCCTCTACTCGGTCGGTCAGGTTTTTCTAGGCTATCATGCCTTCGTTCATCAGCTCTATTTTGAGTCGGTTGCAGTGATTATTGCCTTGGTTCTTCTGGGTAAATATCTGGAAAGTTCGGCTAAGGGCAGAACGTCTCAGGCAATTCAGTCTCTGCTTGAGCTAGTGCCTAGTCAGGCGACAGTGATTCGCTATGGAGAGGCTGTGACCATTGATACGGAGGATATCCGAGTTGGAGATATTATCCGTATCAAGCCAGGGGAGCGTATGCCGGTGGATGGCCTTGTGACGGAGGGCCAGACCTTTGTAGATGAGTCTATGATGACTGGTGAAAGCATCCCGATTGAAAAGAAGGTCGGCGACACTATCACCAGTGCAACAATTAATCAAAATGGTAGTATTGACTACCAAGCAACTAGGGTGGGTTCGGATACGACCTTAGCTCAGATTGTTAGATTGGTGGAGGAAGCGCAAGGGTCTAAGGCACCGATAGCGGCTTTAGCCGATAAGATTTCGCTTTATTTTGTTCCAATCGTGCTGAGCTTGGCTACTTTATCCGCGATGGGCTGGTATTTTCTGGCTGGTGAGCGTCTTAGCTTTTCTCTGTCAATCTTTATCGCAGTTCTGGTCATTGCCTGCCCTTGTGCGCTGGGATTAGCCACTCCAACAGCCATCATGGTTGGGACTGGTAAAGGGGCTGAAAATGGGATTCTGATTAAGTCTGGACAAGCTTTGGAAGCAGCTTATCAACTGGATACTATTGTTCTTGATAAGACGGGGACGATTACGGTTGGTAAGCCTAGTCTGACAGACCTGCTGTCCTTGGGTGATTTGAATCGCTCTGACTTGTTGCAGCTCATAGCTAGTGCTGAGCAGCATTCTGAGCACCCTTTGGCTCAGGCCATTTTGGCAGCTGCTGAAGGGGAGGAGCTTGACTTACTGCCTGTCAGTCATTTTGAGGCCATAGTTGGACGAGGATTGGCTGCTCAGGTTGAAGGTAAGCAGCTTCTGGTGGGAAATGAGTCTTTGATGAAAGAAAATAACATTGACAGCAGTGCCTTTCAAGAGCAGATGTTAGAGCTTTCCCAAGAAGGAAAGACAGCCATGTTTGTCGCAGTAGATGGACAGCTGGCTGGTATTTTAGGGGTAGCAGATGAAATGAAATCCAGCAGCCTGTCGGCTGTGCAGGAACTTCAGTCTATGGGGCTGGAAGTCATTATGCTGACAGGGGATCGTGAAGAAACAGCGACAGCTATTGCCCAGAAAGCTGGAATCCAAAAAGTCATCGCAGGTGTATTGCCAGATGGTAAGGCCACTGCTATCAAGAAATTACAGGAAGCTGGGAAAAAACTGGCTATGGTAGGAGACGGTATCAATGACGCACCTGCTCTGGTCCAGGCAGATGTAGGAATTGCTATCGGTTCAGGCGCAGATGTAGCTATTGAATCGGCAGATGTAGTGCTCATGCATAGTGATTTGCAGGATGTAGTTAAGGCTATCAAACTCAGCCAGGCGACTATCAGAAATATCAAGGAAAATCTCTTCTGGGCTTTTGCCTACAATACCCTGGGAATCCCAATTGCTATGGGGTTATTGCATCTTTTCGGTGGTCCCTTGCTCAATCCGATGCTGGCTGGTCTAGCCATGAGCTTGAGCTCGGTGTCAGTTGTCGTCAATGCTCTGCGTCTAGGACGCTTTAAAATGAACTAA